DNA sequence from the Gammaproteobacteria bacterium genome:
AAGCAGCGCCGCGGCCGGTGCTTGCCCAGAGGACACTCAGGGATAAACCTGCGCACGGGGGCAAATCTGTGGACGTCCCCGAACGCGTGCCGGCGCTGCATTTCCGAATGCTCCAGTGAACGCGGGCCAGCGCCGCACATGCGGACCCAAACAGTCGTGAAGGTACGATATCTTCCGAATCTAATCACGGTGTTGCGGTTTCTGCTCGTGGTGCCGCTGATGGGCCTGCTTGTCGGCGGACATTACGCCGCGGCCTTGAGCCTGTTCGCGGTGATGGGTGCGTCCGATGCGGTGGACGGGTTCCTCGCCAAGCGTTTCCACTGGGAGAGCCGGCTCGGACAGTTTCTGGACCCGCTGTCCGACAAGACCATGCTGGTCTGCACGTATCTCACCCTGGGCTGGCTGGGGTTACTGCCGGCCTGGCTGGTAGCGGCGGTTATACTGCGTGATCTGGTTATCGTGGCTGGCGCGCTGGCTTATCACTTTGTGACGCACCGACTAGAGATGCGTCCCACCTGGATCAGCAAGATCAATACAGTAGCGCAGATTATGCTGGCGGTGGCGGTGATTGCCGACCAGTTTCTCGTCATGACCGATCTGATAGCGGACGCCCTCATGTTTATCGTATTCGCCACCACTGTAGCCAGCGGCTTGCACTACGTGCTGGAGTGGAGCCGGCTCGCACGCGAGGCGCGGCCATGATTATGTCGGAATCGCGCACCTGGCTGATGCTCGCCTTTTTTTTGTTGTGCGTCTGGCTCTTGTATATTCTGTCGCCCATCCTCACGCCGTTTCTGATCTCGGCGCTGCTGGCTTATCTGGGCGACCCGCTGGTGGACTGGCTGCAGCGTCTGGGTCTGCCGCGCACCATGGCGGTGGTGGTGGTGTTCGCGGGTTTTCTGGTGCTGCTGGCAGTGATAATTATCGTGCTGGTGCCGGTGATCGGCAAGCAGATCACCGCGCTCGCCGACGCCACGCCCGGCTATCTGGACTGGATAAATACTGTGCTTATCCCGTGGCTGGAGCGACGGCTGGACGTCAGTATTTCCACAATCGACCTGGCGGGGCTAAAAAGCACGCTGTCCGATAATTTCCGCGCGGCGGGCAGTACCGCGGCCAATGTGCTGGGCTATATCACACAGTCCGGCATGGTGCTGGTCGGCTGGGTGCTCAATCTGCTGCTGATCCCGGTAGTGGTTTTTTACCTGTTGCGGGACTGGGATCGTATCATTACCGCCGTCAACACGCTGCTGCCGCGCAATGTCGAACCGACGGTCAGTCGCCTCACGCGCGAGTCGAACGACATGCTGGGGGCGTTTCTGCGCGGCCAGTTGCTCGTGATGTTGGCGTTGGGCACCATTTATTCGAGCGGGCTGTGGCTGATTGGACTGAATTTCGCCTTGCTGATCGGCCTGGTTGCGGGGCTGGTGAGCTTCGTGCCGTATCTGGGTGTGATCGTTGGCTTCGTGCTCGCGGCGGTCGCGATACTGTTCCAGACCGGAGACGTGCTGCAAGTGCTGTGGGTCGCGGTGGTATTCAGCGCCGGTCAGACTCTGGAAGGGATGGTGCTCACGCCCTGGCTGGTGGGCGATCGCATTGGCATCCATCCGGTGATGGTTATCTTCGCGGTGCTGGCCGGCGGGCAACTGTTCGGCTTCTTCGGCGTGCTGCTGGCGCTGCCGGTGGCCTCCGTGCTGGCGGTGCTCGCACGCTACGCCCGTGAGCGATATATCGAAAGCGACTTGTACGAGCCCGACGACGCGCGGTGAGACATCAGCTTGCACTGAACATAAGGCTGCGCGAAGGCGCGACTTTCGCCGCCTACCACGCCGACACCAATCAGGACGCCGTACACGCCATCAGCGCCCTGGCCGAAGCGCGCGATCCGCCCCGGCAGGCGTACGTATGGGGCGGGCCCGCTACCGGCAAGAGCCATTTACTGCAGGCGGTCTGTCACCGGGCGAGCCTTCAGCGCCGCTCCAGCGTATACCTTCCGCTCGCACAGTTCGACGCGGCGCAGGCGGACGTGCTGGACGACCTGTTCGATATCGAGGCCGTTTGTATCGACGATATCGATGTGACCGTCGGGCATGCGGCATGGGAACACGCGCTATTCAACGCCATCAATACGACGCTCAACGCCGGCCATTGTCTGGTGCTGGCGTCGCGCGATAATCCGGCGCACCTGACGCCGGACCTGCGGGATCTGCGTTCGCGGCTGTTATGGGGGCCGGTGTTTCACTTAAAGCCGCTGGATGACGCGGGCAAGCTGGATGCGCTCAAGGCGCGGGCGAAGGAGTGCGGGCTTGAATTGAAAGACGACGCGGGACGCTTTCTGTTGAACAACTGCCGGCGCGATTTGCCCTCACTGTTTGCAGCGCTGGCGCGGCTGGACCGGGCATCGCTCGCCGCGCAACGGCGTGTAACCATTCCGTTCATCAAGTCGGTGCTGCACTTGTAACCGGTTCAGCAT
Encoded proteins:
- a CDS encoding CDP-alcohol phosphatidyltransferase family protein translates to MKVRYLPNLITVLRFLLVVPLMGLLVGGHYAAALSLFAVMGASDAVDGFLAKRFHWESRLGQFLDPLSDKTMLVCTYLTLGWLGLLPAWLVAAVILRDLVIVAGALAYHFVTHRLEMRPTWISKINTVAQIMLAVAVIADQFLVMTDLIADALMFIVFATTVASGLHYVLEWSRLAREARP
- a CDS encoding AI-2E family transporter translates to MIMSESRTWLMLAFFLLCVWLLYILSPILTPFLISALLAYLGDPLVDWLQRLGLPRTMAVVVVFAGFLVLLAVIIIVLVPVIGKQITALADATPGYLDWINTVLIPWLERRLDVSISTIDLAGLKSTLSDNFRAAGSTAANVLGYITQSGMVLVGWVLNLLLIPVVVFYLLRDWDRIITAVNTLLPRNVEPTVSRLTRESNDMLGAFLRGQLLVMLALGTIYSSGLWLIGLNFALLIGLVAGLVSFVPYLGVIVGFVLAAVAILFQTGDVLQVLWVAVVFSAGQTLEGMVLTPWLVGDRIGIHPVMVIFAVLAGGQLFGFFGVLLALPVASVLAVLARYARERYIESDLYEPDDAR
- the hda gene encoding DnaA regulatory inactivator Hda gives rise to the protein MRHQLALNIRLREGATFAAYHADTNQDAVHAISALAEARDPPRQAYVWGGPATGKSHLLQAVCHRASLQRRSSVYLPLAQFDAAQADVLDDLFDIEAVCIDDIDVTVGHAAWEHALFNAINTTLNAGHCLVLASRDNPAHLTPDLRDLRSRLLWGPVFHLKPLDDAGKLDALKARAKECGLELKDDAGRFLLNNCRRDLPSLFAALARLDRASLAAQRRVTIPFIKSVLHL